From the genome of Candidatus Delongbacteria bacterium:
AAAAATGATAGAAAAAGTTTTATCACTATCTTCTGATCTGGATATTCTAATTATTGATGATAACTCACCTGATGGTACAGGTGAGTTTGTTTTTAATAAATATTCAGATAATGAAAGAGTTCATTTAATTAGAAGAAGTGGAAAATTAGGTCTGGGTACAGCTTATGTGGAGGGGTTTAAATATTCCATTGAGAAAAAATATGATAATATAATGGAGATGGACTGCGATTTTTCACATAATCCAGATGATTTATTGAGGTTTATTCATGAGATAAAGAATTACGATCTTGTCATTGGTTCAAGATATATTCAAGGAGTAAATGTTATAAATTGGCCTTTATCTAGATTATTGCTAAGCATGTGTGCTTCTTTCTATACAAGAATCATTACGGGTTTACCGGTCAGAGATGCAACTTCAGGGTTTAAATGCTTTCGAAGAGCAGTTCTTGAAACTATTGATTTAAATAAAATAAGATCGAATGGATATGGTTTTCAGATTGAGATGCATTACAAAACCTGGAAAAATGGATATCGAATAAAGGAGATACCCATTGTATTTACAGATCGAATTGATGGTGTTTCAAAGATGAATAAAAAAATTGTTCAGGAAGCTGTTTTTCTAGTATGGAAATTAAGGTTTCCAAAACTATTTAAACAAAGATAAATGATGTTATTTTATCAAATGTTGATAGTAATTATTCATTGAACTAAACGGCATTAAGGATTTTTTATGGATTATTGGGATAATCATGGGATTTTGTTTTTAGTTTTTATGTTTTTCTTTCCCAGATTAACGTTATTTTTTTCTTCCGTTGCTTTTGGTGGACTCCTGTGGTGGTTGGGTTTTATATTCGCTCCGAGATTACTTGTGGCTATCTTAGCTACTACAGCCTATTGGGACACAAATACTTTTCTTGTAGTATTATCATGGTTTTGGGCATTGGGGGGAGAACCTTTTGAAAAAAAACAAGCTCATGGATTTGTAAAAAGAAGGAGATCATAAATTATAATTTTTACTAAAGAGTTTACAATTATCGCTATTGCTCATCTAATGGCAGTAGCGAGTCCCGGTCCAGATTTTGTAATTGTTTTAAGACAAAGTCTCAGATTAGGTAAAAAAGCTTCTGTCTATACAAGTTTGGGTATTGGTACTGGGATTTTGATTCATATCTTCTATTGTGTTATAGGTGTTGGTCTTTTAATAAAACAACACGAAACACTTTTTTTAGTTTTCAAAATAATAGCTTCTGCTTATTTTCTTTACCTTGGCTTAACTTCTCTTATTTCAAAGAGCAGGGAAATGGTAATTGAATCTGCTAAAAATGGTAATAGAGATATTAGCTTCTGGAAAAATTATAATTTAGGGCTTATAACAAATGGGATCAATCCAAAAGCAACCATATTTTTTCTTTCGTTATACACTGTAGTTATATCTCAAAATACCCCAATATCTCATCAAATTTTCTATGGTGTTTATATGTCTATTGCAACTGCAATATGGTTTAGTTTTTTATCTTTAGCCTTTGGAAGTGAAAAACTTAGAAAGCGTTTAGTACATTGGTCAAAAATAATAGATAAAATTACGGCTATAGTCTTTGTATTTCTTGCCATTATGATTTTCTTATAGGAAATTTTTACTTAATAGCTAACTGAATTTTCAGTTAGCTAAAATTATACAAATTTAGTCTTATATGTTTCTCTAAATATCATTGCATATTTCAGTTATTATTGTTTCAATCCAATTAAATTGGAGGAAAAATTGATTAACATAGAGGAGTTGTAAATGAGAACAGATATTTTAGTAATTGGTGGTAGTGCATCGGGAATAGTTGCATCAGGCACTGCAAAATCTAACTATCCTGATAAGAAAGTGACTCTTGTTAGAAAAGAGGAAAAAGTTATGGTTCCATGTGGTATACCATACATTTTCGGGACTCTTGGTGCTAGTGAGAAAAATATTGTAAATGACAAACCATTACTTGATGCAGGGGTTGAAATCATTATCAATGAAGTAGTATCTATTGATAAAAATGACAAAACTGCTCAATTGAAAACAGGTGAAACAATATGTTTTGAAAAACTTGTTTTGGCTACTGGATCGACTCCAACAGTACCTAAATGGTTGAAAGGCTCTGATAAAGAAAATGTTTTTGTAATTCCAAAGGATAAGGTTTATTTAGATGAACTTTTTGTAAAAATCAAGCAATGTAAGAAAGTTGTTACAATTGGTGGTGGTTTTATAGGAGTTGAGATTTCTGATGAATTAAACAAACTTGGTATCGAAACGACTATTGTTGAGATTTTACCTCATGTATTAAATCTTGCATTCGATGATGAGATAAGTAGTAAAGCAGAAGATATTCTTGTAAACAGAGGTGTGAGATTAAAAACCGGTGTTGGTGTCACTGAAGTTCTTGGTGATAAAAAAACTAGTGGAGTCTTACTTGATAATGG
Proteins encoded in this window:
- a CDS encoding polyprenol monophosphomannose synthase, with protein sequence MNKADSSIVIIPTYNEIDNIEKMIEKVLSLSSDLDILIIDDNSPDGTGEFVFNKYSDNERVHLIRRSGKLGLGTAYVEGFKYSIEKKYDNIMEMDCDFSHNPDDLLRFIHEIKNYDLVIGSRYIQGVNVINWPLSRLLLSMCASFYTRIITGLPVRDATSGFKCFRRAVLETIDLNKIRSNGYGFQIEMHYKTWKNGYRIKEIPIVFTDRIDGVSKMNKKIVQEAVFLVWKLRFPKLFKQR
- a CDS encoding LysE family transporter, with protein sequence MAVASPGPDFVIVLRQSLRLGKKASVYTSLGIGTGILIHIFYCVIGVGLLIKQHETLFLVFKIIASAYFLYLGLTSLISKSREMVIESAKNGNRDISFWKNYNLGLITNGINPKATIFFLSLYTVVISQNTPISHQIFYGVYMSIATAIWFSFLSLAFGSEKLRKRLVHWSKIIDKITAIVFVFLAIMIFL